One Trichomycterus rosablanca isolate fTriRos1 chromosome 12, fTriRos1.hap1, whole genome shotgun sequence DNA window includes the following coding sequences:
- the hce2l2 gene encoding hatching enzyme 1.2 has translation MNISAIIYSLKLLLLLQVSFGFNVQSARNKRSDADWLKQNEQTAMDVIININDFGAVEAVDGVKLREADIAVSSNNQKSCFAQTCLWSKSVDGHVYIAYDLSPQYSEVDRSNIEQGMKIIERDTCVRFIPRTHQRDFLDIQPKSGCWSYLGSSGGRQTLSLQTPKCMSSGIISHQLMHALGFVHEQSRADRDKYITIMWSNIWKDHVNNFEKFKMNNMDLPYDYGSIMHYGKYAFSEDGDPTIIPKRNWNVKLGQKFGPSGVDIMKINRLYKCN, from the exons ATGAACATCTCAGCCATCATTTACTCTCTCAAGCTGCTGCTGCTCTTACAG GTTTCTTTTGGATTTAATGTCCAGAGTGCGAGAAACAAAAGAAGTGATGCAG attgGCTGAAACAGAATGAACAAACTGCAATGGACGTTATAATCAACATTAATGATTTTGGAG CGGTGGAAGCAGTAGACGGAGTGAAACTGAGGGAGGCAGACATAGCCGTCTCTAGCAACAATCAGAAAAGCTGCTTCGCTCAAACCTGCTTATGGTCCAAATCTGTAGATGGACATGTTTACATCGCTTACGACCTCTCACCTCAATACT CTGAAGTGGATCGAAGCAATATTGAACAAGGAATGAAGATAATTGAAAGAGACACATGTGTTCGATTTATACCCCGAACTCATCAGAGGGATTTCCTCGACATTCAACCCAAATCTGG ATGTTGGTCATATTTGGGATCCAGTGGTGGTAGACAGACTCTCTCTCTGCAGACTCCAAAGTGTATGAGTTCTGGAATCATATCTCATCAGCTGATGCACGCGCTGGGATTCGTACACGAGCAGTCACGTGCTGATCGGGATAAATACATTACCATCATGTGGTCCAACATCTGGAAAG ATCATGTAAACAATTTTGAGAAGTTTAAGATGAACAACATGGACCTGCCGTACGATTACGGTTCCATCATGCACTACGGAAA gtATGCATTCTCCGAGGATGGTGATCCCACCATCATACCCAAACGCAATTGGAACGTTAAACTGGGACAGAAATTTGGTCCTAGTGGGGTGGACATCATGAAAATTAACCGGCTTTATAAATGTAACTAA
- the glb1l gene encoding beta-galactosidase-1-like protein: MKLERLCLWISLLSSALIFAVWAERSFSIDYRRNSFLKDGEQFRYISGSIHYSRVPRYYWRDRLLKLYMSGLNAIQVYVMWNYHEQEQGQYSFEGDRDLDHFLHLANETGLLVILRPGPYVCAEWDMGGLPAWLLQNPKIILRSADPDYMQAVSNWMAVLLTKIQPWLYQNGGNIISVQVENEYGSYFACDYNYMRTLRLLFRSFLGEDVVLFTTDGNTDKELVCGTLEGLYTTIDFGTGTNITAAFQRQRRFEPKGPLVNSEFYTGWLDHWGDKHSSVQSQEVSKMLREMLSMGANVNMYMFEGGTNFGYWNGADYDPRFRPVVTSYDYDAPLTEAGDPTEKLQAIRDIIKDFRDVPAGPFPPATLKMAYGFVMLQKMGNVSSLLDVLSPQGPVRSKNPLTFEEIKQYYGYVLYRTLLPWNLPDPTPLISPMNGIHDRSYISVNGVYQGVMERDVTLVINVTGREGDRLDVLVENMGRVNFGSNINDYKGILGNLILGNDVLSDWLIFPLDVDGVIAKGLPQAGWHDGKSEEETGPAFYSGTFNSNGVSRDTFIKLNGWTKGQVFINGFNVGRFWAARGPQHTLYVPASLISATLTNNITVLELEKPANHRRVVFTDRPQLDNITV, encoded by the exons ATGAAATTAGAGAGATTGTGTTTATGGATCAGTTTGTTGAGTTCAGCATTAATATTCGCAGTgtgg gctgaGCGGTCCTTCTCTATAGACTACAGGCGGAACAGTTTTTTGAAGGATGGAGAACAGTTCCGGTACATCTCAGGCAGTATTCATTACTCCAGAGTACCACGTTACTACTGGAGAGATCGACTGCTCAAGCTCTACATGAGTGGCCTCAACGCCATCCAGGT gtaTGTAATGTGGAACTACCATGAGCAAGAGCAAGGTCAGTACAGTTTTGAAGGGGACAGAGACCTGGATCATTTCCTGCACTTAGCTAATGAGACAGGACTGCTGGTGATCCTGAGACCAGGACCGTATGTTTGTGCTGAGTGGGACATG GGTGGTTTACCTGCATGGCTGCTGCAGAACCCTAAAATTATCCTTCGTTCAGCAGATCCTG atTACATGCAGGCTGTGAGTAACTGGATGGCGGTGCTGCTGACTAAAATACAACCCTGGCTCTATCAGAATGGAGGAAACATCATCAGTGTGCAG GTGGAGAATGAATATGGCAGTTATTTTGCATGTGATTATAACTACATGAGAACTTTGCGCTTGTTGTTCCGATCCTTTCTTGGTGAGGACGTGGTTCTCTTCACCACCGATGGAAACACAGATAAAGAGCTGGTGTGTGGTACGCTGGAGGGACTGTATACCACCATTGACTTCGGcacag GTACAAACATCACTGCTGCATTCCAACGTCAGAGGAGATTTGAACCCAAAGGCCCACTG gttAATTCAGAGTTTTACACCGGTTGGCTGGATCATTGGGGAGATAAACATTCTTCTGTCCAATCACAGGAAGTCAGTAAGATGCTACGAGAAATGCTTAGCATGGGCGCTAATGTTAACAT GTACATGTTTGAAGGAGGAACTAATTTTGGTTACTGGAACG GAGCGGATTATGATCCAAGGTTCCGTCCTGTAGTGACCAGTTATGATTATGATGCTCCGTTAACAGAAGCTGGAGATCCCACAGAGAAACTGCAGGCCATCAGAGACATCATTAAAGAC TTCCGAGATGTTCCTGCAGGACCCTTCCCTCCAGCCACCTTAAAGATGGCGTATGGGTTTGTGATGTTGCAGAAG ATGGGAAACGTCAGTAGTTTGTTGGATGTTCTGTCACCACAGGGTCCAGTGAGATCAAAAAACCCTCTAACATTTGAGGAAATCAAACAA tatTACGGTTATGTGCTGTACCGGACGCTGCTTCCATGGAACCTTCCAGATCCAACACCACTGATTTCACCGATGAACGGTATCCATGACCGATCGTACATCTCTGTTAACGGG GTGTATCAGGGTGTGATGGAGAGAGATGTGACGTTGGTGATCAATGTGACGGGGCGTGAAGGAGATCGTTTAGATGTTCTGGTGGAGAACATGGGCAGAGTGAACTTTGGTTCTAATATTAATGACTATAAG GGCATTCTGGGTAATCTGATCCTGGGGAATGACGTGCTGTCTGATTGGCTGATCTTTCCTCTGGATGTTGATGGAGTCATAGCAAAAGGTTTGCCACAGGCTGGATGGCATGATGGCAAATCAGAGGAGGAAACTGGACCAGCTTTTTATTCAGGAACTTTCAATTCCAACGGGGTCTCCAGAGATACGTTCATCAAACTCAACGGCTGGACCAAG gGTCAGGTGTTCAttaatggttttaatgtggGTCGGTTCTGGGCTGCCCGTGGTCCTCAGCATACACTCTACGTTCCTGCGTCACTAATCAGCGCCACACTAACAAACAACATCACTGTACTTGAACTGGAGAAACCAGCCAATCACAGACGAGTGGTGTTTACAGACCGCCCACAACTCGACAACATTACTGTCTga